Proteins encoded in a region of the Anopheles aquasalis chromosome 2, idAnoAquaMG_Q_19, whole genome shotgun sequence genome:
- the LOC126581166 gene encoding uncharacterized protein LOC126581166 isoform X2, which translates to MYVFLVLASLMVANPALAYLSAGMKDQFLSDVLLRELVDRMGKDLAEAADSYVDPAALDELSMGRLAMMARVTKDLESEQLDYDALLDGSNPNPSPRDQEYMQHSSLWGHQYVSGGAGEGPNRPKPQVKTDASLPAYCNPPNPCPVGYTEDQGCTMDFENTAAFSREYQAAQDCMCDAEHMFNCPAAGPSESNPQMDSDLESFIARQFHTQEHKNLVAKKFHVKKSSNPFLLGEKLPVAAKKGFNVNV; encoded by the exons ATGTACGTCTTTTTGGTTTTAGCCTCGCTGATGGTTGCTAACCCAGCGTTAGCGTACTTGTCAGCGGGCATGAAG GATCAGTTTCTATCGGACGTACTGCTGCGCGAGCTGGTCGACAGGATGGGTAAGGATTTGGCTGAAGCGGCCGACTCCTACGTCGATCCGGCGGCCCTGGACGAGCTCTCCATGGGAcggctggcgatgatggcgcggGTGACGAAGGATCTGGAGTCGGAGCAGCTCGATTACGATGCGTTGCTCGATGGCTCCAACCCGAATCCATCGCCGCGTGACCAGGAGTACATGCAGCACAGTTCCCTTTGGGGACACCAGTACGTATCGGGTGGTGCCGGCGAGGGCCCGAACCGGCCAAAGCCGCAGGTGAAGACGGATGCCAGTCTTCCGGCGTACTGCAATCCTCCCAATCCGTGCCCGGTCGGGTACACCGAGGATCAGGGTTGTACGATGGACTTTGAAAATACGGCCGCCTTCAGCCGGGAGTACCAGGCAGCCCAGGATTGTATGTGCGATGCCGAGCACATGTTCAACTGCCCGGCGGCCGGTCCAAGCGAAAGTAACCCCCAGATGGATTCCGATCTCGAGAGCTTCATCGCTCGCCAGTTCCACACCCAGGAGCACAAGAATCTGGTGGCCAAGAAGTTCCACGTCAAGAAG agcTCGAATCCGTTCCTGCTCGGCGAAAAGCTACCTGTTGCTGCCAAAAAAGGCTTCAACGTTAATGTTTAA
- the LOC126581166 gene encoding uncharacterized protein LOC126581166 isoform X1, giving the protein MEARELVRQGACYEALHSMYVFLVLASLMVANPALAYLSAGMKDQFLSDVLLRELVDRMGKDLAEAADSYVDPAALDELSMGRLAMMARVTKDLESEQLDYDALLDGSNPNPSPRDQEYMQHSSLWGHQYVSGGAGEGPNRPKPQVKTDASLPAYCNPPNPCPVGYTEDQGCTMDFENTAAFSREYQAAQDCMCDAEHMFNCPAAGPSESNPQMDSDLESFIARQFHTQEHKNLVAKKFHVKKSSNPFLLGEKLPVAAKKGFNVNV; this is encoded by the exons ATGGAGGCTCGAG AGTTGGTTCGACAGGGTGCTTGTTACGAAGCACTGCACAGCATGTACGTCTTTTTGGTTTTAGCCTCGCTGATGGTTGCTAACCCAGCGTTAGCGTACTTGTCAGCGGGCATGAAG GATCAGTTTCTATCGGACGTACTGCTGCGCGAGCTGGTCGACAGGATGGGTAAGGATTTGGCTGAAGCGGCCGACTCCTACGTCGATCCGGCGGCCCTGGACGAGCTCTCCATGGGAcggctggcgatgatggcgcggGTGACGAAGGATCTGGAGTCGGAGCAGCTCGATTACGATGCGTTGCTCGATGGCTCCAACCCGAATCCATCGCCGCGTGACCAGGAGTACATGCAGCACAGTTCCCTTTGGGGACACCAGTACGTATCGGGTGGTGCCGGCGAGGGCCCGAACCGGCCAAAGCCGCAGGTGAAGACGGATGCCAGTCTTCCGGCGTACTGCAATCCTCCCAATCCGTGCCCGGTCGGGTACACCGAGGATCAGGGTTGTACGATGGACTTTGAAAATACGGCCGCCTTCAGCCGGGAGTACCAGGCAGCCCAGGATTGTATGTGCGATGCCGAGCACATGTTCAACTGCCCGGCGGCCGGTCCAAGCGAAAGTAACCCCCAGATGGATTCCGATCTCGAGAGCTTCATCGCTCGCCAGTTCCACACCCAGGAGCACAAGAATCTGGTGGCCAAGAAGTTCCACGTCAAGAAG agcTCGAATCCGTTCCTGCTCGGCGAAAAGCTACCTGTTGCTGCCAAAAAAGGCTTCAACGTTAATGTTTAA